A window of the Zeugodacus cucurbitae isolate PBARC_wt_2022May chromosome 2, idZeuCucr1.2, whole genome shotgun sequence genome harbors these coding sequences:
- the LOC105218099 gene encoding phenylalanine--tRNA ligase beta subunit, whose protein sequence is MPTIGVKRDLLFEQLGQKYTDDEFQQLCFAFGLELDEVTTEKQMLTKEQGEVAAIADASEEIIYRIDIPANRYDLLCIEGLVTSLLVFLGKIKPPKFIKVEPTKRQVLKILPETAQIRPFAVAAVLRNITFNKDAYDSFIELQDKLHQNLCRKRALVAIGTHDLDTVQGPFTYEARTPENIEFIPLNQTKKMNGHELMEFYTNHAQLKQYLPIIRDSPVYPIIYDANGVVLSLPPIINGDHSKITLQTRNVFIECTATDLTKAKIVLDTLVCMFSVHCAEKFTVEPCDVEQPDGTVVTYPQLEVRKTVISAENANAYIGIKEEPTKIADMLTRMYLESHVEEGGTNITVQVPPTRHDVLHACDIYEDVAIAYGYNNIKKSLPAFMHIAKQFPLNKLTEQLREQVAQAGFTEALTFTLCSRDDIARKLNKSIDSIAAVHIANPKTLEFQVVRTTLLPGLLKTVVANRKMPLPLKLFEISDVVVADDDTEVGARNERRLCAVNCNKTAGFEVVHGLLDRVMQLLDVPWKTGNQKQGYYLQATDDPAYFPGRCASILLNGVTIGRIGVLHPTVLQAFELTTPCSAVEINIEPFV, encoded by the exons ATGCCGACCATAGGAGTGAAACGAGATTTGCTTTTCGAGCAACTTGGTCAGAAATATA CTGACGATGAGTTCCAGCAGTTGTGCTTTGCTTTCGGTCTCGAACTGGATGAAGTG ACAACAGAGAAGCAAATGCTAACCAAGGAACAAGGTGAAGTCGCTGCAATTGCCGATGCCTCTGAAGAGATTATTTACAGAATAGACATTCCGGCAAATCGTTATGATTTGTTGTGTATTGAAGGGTTGGTCACCTCTCTGCTCGTATTCCTGGGCAA AATAAAGCCTCCAAAGTTTATTAAGGTTGAGCCAACAAAACGACAAGTTCTTAAAATTCTACCGGAAACGGCACAAATTCGTCCATTCGCTGTGGCTGCAGTTTTAAGGAACATCACTTTCAACAAAGATGCTTATGACAGTTTCATTGAGCTTCAAGATAAATTGCATCAGAATCTTTGTCGCAAACGTGCTCTAGTCGCAATCGGTACTCATGACTTGGACACCGTACAAGGTCCATTTACTTACGAAGCTCGCACACCGGAGAATATCGAATTTATACCATTGAACCAAACGAAGAAAATGAATGGACATGAATTGATGGAGTTTTATACCAATCATGCCCAACTGAAACAATACTTACCAATCATACGCGATTCTCCTGTGTATCCTATTATTTATGACGCTAACGGTGTAGTATTATCATTGCCACCAATCATCAATGGCGATCATTCAAAGATCACTTTGCAAACACGCAACGTCTTCATCGAATGCACCGCAACGGATCTAACCAAAGCGAAAATTGTGCTGGACACTTTAGTGTGCATGTTTTCGGTGCATTGTGCTGAGAAATTCACCGTCGAACCATGTGACGTTGAACAACCTGATGGTACTGTGGTTACCTATCCTCAATTGGAAGTGCGTAAAACAGTGATATCAGCAGAAAATGCCAACGCCTACATTGGTATCAAAGAAGAGCCaaccaaaattgctgacatGCTAACGCGCATGTACCTCGAGTCGCATGTGGAGGAAGGTGGCACCAACATCACCGTGCAAGTGCCACCCACACGACACGATGTGCTGCACGCTTGTGATATTTACGAAGATGTGGCCATTGCTTATggctataataatattaaaaaatccttaCCGGCATTCATGCACATCGCAAAACAATTTCCACTCAACAAGCTAACCGAGCAACTGCGTGAACAAGTAGCACAGGCAGGTTTCACAGAAGCGCTTACTTTTACGCTCTGCTCACGTGACGACATCGCACGTAAACTAAATAAATCCATCGACAGCATAGCGGCCGTGCATATTGCCAACCCGAAAACATTGGAATTCCAAGTTGTGCGCACCACCTTACTGCCAGGCTTACTGAAAACTGTCGTGGCTAATCGTAAAATGCCGCTACCACTGAAACTCTTTGAGATCAGCGATGTGGTGGTCGCTGATGATGACACCGAAGTTGGTGCGCGCAATGAGCGTCGCCTGTGTGCAGTGAACTGCAACAAAACCGCCGGTTTTGAGGTAGTGCATGGACTGCTGGATCGCGTGATGCAACTGTTGGATGTGCCATGGAAGACGGGAAATCAAAAACAGGGCTACTATCTGCAAGCCACTGATG atCCCGCCTATTTTCCGGGACGTTGCGCTAGCATTTTGCTAAACGGTGTTACCATCGGTCGCATTGGCGTGCTGCATCCAACTGTGTTGCAAGCTTTTGAATTGACCACACCCTGCTCGGCGGTCGAAATCAATATTGAACCGTTCGTATGA